One window of the Pieris brassicae chromosome 4, ilPieBrab1.1, whole genome shotgun sequence genome contains the following:
- the LOC123708216 gene encoding coiled-coil domain-containing protein 6 isoform X3: MVLRYHELAFGKMFLDGREPPRVATAVGPRGKRAQTPQQAARSPPAALPAPTPAPLVPLTAASTEQADALAHAAKGVEALGVLVQYLVFRLDALNGSSWRVEAERWRGVAAAERSSAARADRDRQQRAQKDLDTIAECLSKISELEMEVSSKEEANARLQATHIEEVSALANDVKGLKDTIDSLKHEVAESRTRLHAHSEIERTLRAQLAAARDDVDQDPGTPYTSGETGKKYTCDAACDPICWEAEECELRIQDNEELSKDATELAAEVRSLRSVVELKQAEVASLRDSRSELAAERERRAAAERDAGSARQAAEELRERGAARQREVDRLRDDNRRLREVAARDRDHAARLLAHNEELRYKLRQKSQVVSLLAGGAYVERSGSRPHTCSSGDSSPPASPPASPSSSPSPLTPPLPAVKGVVEKHDSVSWVLEIEETPEEMASRLARKSSFRSSTSSGVKRRGEGSPAPASPAPNASKLFRPGDLDFPPPPPPLKEAAGEAIYIYDEGHY; this comes from the exons aaccaCCGCGCGTAGCGACAGCGGTAGGGCCACGAGGCAAGCGGGCGCAGACGCCTCAGCAAGCCGCCAGATCGCCGCCCGCCGCACTGCCTGCGCCTACGCCAGCCCCGCTCGTCCCGCTGACTGCTGCCTCCACGGAACAGGCCGATGCTTTGGCTCACGCCGCAAAAGGTGTCGAAGCCCTCGGTGTATTGGTGCAATACTTAGTGTTCCGG CTGGATGCATTGAACGGCAGCTCATGGCGGGTAGAAGCCGAGCGGTGGCGCGGCGTGGCAGCGGCAGAACGCAGCAGTGCTGCTCGCGCCGACCGCGACAGACAGCAGCGTGCGCAAAAAGACCTCGACACCA tcGCAGAATGCCTGAGCAAGATCTCAGAGCTAGAGATGGAAGTATCTTCAAAGGAAGAGGCGAACGCTCGTTTACAAGCCACACATATAGAAGAGGTCTCGGCCTTGGCCAACGACGTTAAAGGACTGAAG gaCACTATTGATTCCTTAAAACATGAGGTGGCAGAGAGTAGGACGAGGTTACACGCCCACAGTGAGATTGAGCGTACACTACGTGCCCAGCTCGCTGCAGCACGGGACGATGTCGACCAGGATCCAGGCACTCCATATACCTCTGGGGAAACAGGGAAGAAATATACCTGTGACGCGGCTTGTGACCCCATCTGTTGGGAGGCTGAAGAGTGCGAGCTGAGGATACAGGATAACGAGGAATTAAGCAAGGATGCTACTGAATTAGCCGCAGAG GTTCGGTCTCTACGCTCGGTGGTAGAACTTAAGCAAGCAGAGGTCGCATCACTGCGCGATTCTCGCAGTGAGCTAGCAGCAGAGCGCGAACGGCGTGCCGCCGCTGAACGCGACGCGGGCAGTGCCCGTCAAGCTGCAGAGGAATTACGCGAGCGTGGCGCTGCCCGCCAGCGAGAAGTCGATCGCCTTAGAGACGACAATCGCCGATTAAGAGAAGTCGCTGCTCGTGATCGGGACCACGCCGCGCGTCTTCTGGCCCACAACGAAGAGCTCAGATACAAACTTCGACAGAAGTCCCAG GTGGTCTCTCTGCTAGCGGGCGGTGCGTACGTAGAGCGCAGTGGGTCTCGTCCCCACACGTGTTCGTCCGGGGACTCGTCCCCTCCCGCGTCTCCTCCCGCCTCTCCTTCTAGTTCCCCCTCGCCCTTAACCCCTCCACTGCCCGCTGTCAAGGGAGTTGTGGAAAAACACGACTCTGTCAGTTGGGTGCTTGAGATAGAGGAGACGCCCGAGGAGATGGCTTCCAG ACTGGCACGTAAATCATCTTTTCGCTCGTCGACATCCAGTGGCGTGAAGCGACGTGGGGAAGGCTCCCCTGCCCCCGCGTCCCCTGCCCCTAACGCGTCTAAACTTTTTCGGCCAGGTGACTTGGACTTCCCTCCCCCGCCCCCGCCACTTAAGGAAGCCGCCGGAGAGGCCATCTATATATACGATGAAGGTCACTATTGA